A single window of Brachyhypopomus gauderio isolate BG-103 chromosome 21, BGAUD_0.2, whole genome shotgun sequence DNA harbors:
- the LOC143485124 gene encoding amphoterin-induced protein 3, translated as MTCSAWLALLSGSVFWLCFSEANCPLGCLCISDIVNCGSVGMDKFPPLLPPTISVLDLSHNQLTWLAAGTFHGLPGLNVLRMSHNQISLLSPAAFHNASVLRHLDLSSNRLQVVSVHPFQDLLALEELLLYNNRISLVESNAFTGLSKLQKIYLSLNHLTDFPFFSIRKHSHPKLVLLDLSSNRMSGLPPDEVVLLPTVVQRGLFIHNNSLICDCSVCRIFWHWEKEGYEAVRDFKDNYLCKTNGEPLVSVRFLRSPRFFENCTVEKMISLISPKADVKVYEGERVRLDCTGTLSGVVLSYFWVIPQEDNSSQLIQNGSLRLNPDGSLEIPAVRSSDSGIYQCVAMDVTRMINESREVNLTVVSQHMAGEPFSTGYTTVLGCTVTLLLILMYLYLTPCYCGCCTPTTPLPTISRLGEEHQTLPSVFDAPLVPEQEMKIREDAERHVVFFEPVVQDEPGGDLYSKAINTAVRQGPTS; from the coding sequence ATGACATGTTCAGCCTGGTTAGCTCTGCTCTCTGGTTCTGTGTTCTGGCTCTGCTTTTCAGAGGCTAACTGTCCTTTGGGCTGCCTGTGCATCTCTGACATAGTGAACTGTGGTTCGGTGGGCATGGACAAATTTCCCCCTCTTCTACCACCCACCATTTCTGTTCTGGATCTCAGCCATAATCAGCTCACTTGGCTGGCGGCGGGAACCTTCCATGGACTGCCGGGGCTGAATGTCCTGCGGATGTCTCATAACCAGATCTCTCTGCTCAGCCCTGCAGCCTTCCACAATGCCAGCGTCCTGCGGCACCTGGACCTCTCGTCCAATAGGCTGCAGGTGGTGTCAGTGCACCCCTTTCAAGACCTGCTGGCATTGGAGGAGCTGTTGCTTTATAACAATCGTATCAGCCTCGTGGAGAGCAATGCCTTTACGGGCCTGAGCAAGCTCCAGAAGATCTACCTGAGTCTCAACCACCTCACTGACTTCCCCTTCTTCTCCATCCGCAAGCACAGCCACCCCAAGCTGGTTCTTCTGGACCTCTCCTCCAACCGCATGTCTGGTCTGCCTCCAGACGAGGTGGTGCTGTTGCCCACAGTTGTTCAGAGGGGCTTGTTCATTCACAATAACAGCCTCATATGCGATTGCTCTGTGTGTCGCATCTTCTGGCATTGGGAGAAAGAGGGTTATGAGGCTGTCCGAGACTTTAAGGACAACTATTTGTGCAAGACGAATGGAGAACCTCTCGTGTCTGTACGTTTTCTGCGCAGCCCTCGCTTCTTTGAGAATTGCACGGTGGAGAAGATGATCTCGCTCATCTCCCCAAAAGCTGATGTGAAGGTATATGAAGGCGAGCGGGTTAGGCTGGATTGCACGGGTACTCTCAGCGGTGTGGTCCTCTCCTACTTCTGGGTCATTCCACAAGAAGACAACTCATCTCAGCTGATCCAAAACGGGTCCCTCCGGTTGAACCCTGACGGCAGCCTGGAGATTCCAGCTGTCCGGTCTTCTGACTCAGGAATCTACCAATGCGTGGCCATGGATGTGACCAGGATGATTAACGAGTCTCGTGAAGTGAACCTGACTGTGGTTTCCCAGCACATGGCGGGGGAACCTTTTAGCACAGGCTACACTACCGTGCTGGGCTGCACAGTCACCCTGCTGCTCATACTGATGTATCTTTATCTGACTCCATGTTACTGTGGCTGCTGCACACCCACGACCCCCCTGCCCACCATCTCCAGGCTGGGGGAGGAACACCAAACCCTTCCGTCTGTCTTCGATGCTCCACTGGTGCCAGAGCAGGAGATGAAGATCAGAGAGGATGCCGAACGGCACGTGGTGTTTTTCGAACCTGTGGTGCAGGACGAACCTGGCGGAGATCTTTACAGCAAAGCCATCAACACTGCAGTGCGACAAGGCCCAACTAGCTAG